tttttacgtTTTTATGTCAATTCGGTATTGTTCTTGGTATGATCGACGAGCAAAGCTCCTGCGACTACCTCCACTACCTTTTATCCCACCGACAATCGCAATCGCGATgccggaatcttgttaagggaaattatcccttaacaattggtgctttcatcctcgAACTCATGGCCGAAGTCAATCTTCGCTCATGGCCGGATATATCGCAAGCATCCCAAGGCTTGCAACTGAATTCAACAGCAGCAACGTTGGAGTATATCCACGCTTGGCTCGCTCGGCTCGAGACCTGATTGGTTGAGCATGAGTGCAGGGCAGCAGCAACGCACTCTCCGCTCCGGCCCGAACCTGATCCACCCGACCAATCCCGGTTGTACACCGCCGCCCAGCCACCTCACGCGCCCTACCAGCCACCGTTGCCTCCATATAATCTTGACAGTTACCCGCCGCACAACTCCCCTTGGTCCACAACTGCCCTTGGTCCACATAAATATCCAAACTTGGATCCCCTCACGCTGCACCAAAGCCCCACCACCGGTCACACCAACAACGTTGTGACAGATTCATACACGCTGTCAGAATGTTCGACCTTGCCCCCGATTGGATACGAACTTGATGGTCAGCGGCGAACATCTCAGTTTTATTATGATTGGCGGCCGGTGTCTCGACCTTCGCGATCACCCTTTCCTGATTCGGTACTGCATCCACCGTTGGCGATGCTGCCCGCTGCTGCCCCACCTTACACCGTTGATTCACTTTATGTGAATAATATTGGTGTTAGCCCAGCGGCGGTCCATAATGTTGTAGTTCATGTTCCCGAAGAGCCAGTTCTTGTCCGAGTTCAGGGGAATATTAATTCTGAGTGGAGCACGTCATCTGCAGAAGAAGTTGTTTCTGGAGAACTGTACAACCTCCCAGAGAATGGGGACTTGCCagcaattgaagaagaagatgttcATGTGTCGAAGGATGTTGATGAGGCTCGGGATGATGCAGAGCCGGTGATTGAAAACCCCACCATAATTGACGAAGCACCAAAGAAGTCGTATGCTCCTATTGCAATGTATCTCAAGGTAATGACTGCAACTTTATCGTTGTTTCCAGCTTCTGTTTTTGTGTCATTTATCGAAGGGAAGAGGGTTAAGGAAGGAGCAAGAAGTTTGATTGTAGGTGTAGCACCACCAGAGTTTAAATTCATCGATGATGGATGGCAAGCAGTGGGCATGGACCCTATTATTACAGAAGCTAACCTTGATTACAGTGCCAATTTTACAAATATGTTAATTAGTTTTAAAGAGAACCACAAGTTCCTAAAGGATGGAGTTGGTGAATGGTTGCATGATCCATATGCTTACTACCAATACAGTACATATGGTTTTGAGACGAGTGGAATCGTCCAGCTTTCTATTGCAGAATTTGGTTCTTTCGCAGTGTTCGGATCCATCGTTGGATCTCTGGCAGAGAAACAGGGGCGAAAGATAGCTGGTTTTGCTTGTTGTCTCATGTATATATTGAGCTTCATTACCAAACATTCTCCTCAGTATGCTTTTGATCCAGGGGTATACCTCGCAAAGCACTCGCAAAGCAATCCTCGTCGACACTTTTTGTGGCTTCTTGGTGttcaccttgaggacaaggtgaattttaagagcatctccaatggttctggacatgcaatagccctcccatagcctTCCCACTACCACATTATctgcactaaaatcctcctgccacatcatctggacatgcaactgcCCTATCatagccctcccatagcctatccacatcactaataacaattatataatttaatttacaatcgtagcaacatacggaatttaatttacgagacaaatacaggaaaatcgaataataatattaaaatttataaaaaagtacaataatttataaaaaagaacattaatttaaaaaaaatacaaaaattaaaaagtacaaaaaaatacataaaaaatcattcctcgcctccgtcgtcgccgccgccgcctctgtCGCCCCCAACGCCGCCGCTACTCCCGCCGGTATCCCTCTGAAACcactccaattcttcacgcatgCTCCGGATCAATACGCGAAGATAagtcttctcctcggggtccaccgccgtccGGAAATCGGCTAAGGTCTtgaccatttgagcgcgcgtttgttgacacgcgaagaatttgagctcatCGATGGActtgccgaggggggatgccgactggacctcctgggaactcggggtgcccccctcGCTTCCCGTTGCGCCCGAACGAACAAGGGGTCGGGAGCTCCTGGGCCATCTCGGGGaagtcgtgggaaccaccgctgctgccgctatactcaccggtatagttcagtttctgcttcttcggccagccagcctCGACACCTGCctggaatttctccgactcgtggAGCACAAGGTAGGAggtccagtaggtgaagtcgtAGTACTTCCCGGGATccgggtaggctctctccgcaatcctcctgcagtcctcctctgtttggccactggtccgcATGCGGAGGGcattggcgtacaaacccgaaaatcgagagacggcagacctgattcggtctcagcatttccggcactcctccccggtgcgcggtctcccttcagggcaaaatgccctgtaggctgcggctatcttggcccacaagttgacgatcctctggttgttcgaaacgagaggatcatcacagacactcacccacggcTTGGCcagcgcaacgttctccgcgtccgtccacttcctccggaccCCGCTATCCTCAACCGGCTgctgatgtgtaattttaggtcttTTTAAATCAGAATAGGTATGCACTCAAGTTCacaaaattatccctaatattaccacttcactgcaagagtacagcttcgtgtgtagtaatttaaggtgtcgatccacagggaaggtaaGTTTGTTTAactccaaataaataaaaataacagaAAAGATGAAtgttttttattgaaatttgttttctgaaaataatgaacaataaagttgaattcaaattaaaacAAGTGAGACAAATGTTACTCCGAACACTTGTAAACAAGACACGGATTAATCCTATGCATTCAATTCTATCTCATACGTTCgggaaaatttaaaattattcaccttgcaagcactaaacatgctaaacatcaactagtcaaagaatagctaaacacttactctttaaaccaaattcaataatcctaagaacccTACGGAAGCGCGAGATTCAAAGTAAAATTGCAATTACGATCAAAATCCATTATCAAGTTGTCATCTAAACAATTCCAATTGATAATTCATTACCACCACAATCCATCCCAATTCAAGCTAAAGAGGCATTAAATCAAGACTATAGAATTATCTCTAAAGATGCACCTAAAGTAATaaattcattcaatcaaataagtAGTAATAACTAACATGAGATAAAAACGAGCATAGAATAAATCACGAAATCAAAATGTCATACTACGTGTTTGGAGTAACACAAGATTCTTAGCCTAACATAATTAAACCAAGAACAATGATAAATGGAGATAAAACCCTAGAAACCATGGAGTAAATTTAGAGTAGATGATGGTTGGAATTTTCTCCTTTCTCTTCTATCTTAATTTTCTCACGCTGAATTCGTCTAGAATCGCTCCTCTCTTCAATTGCTCAATGGAATTTCTATCTGCAGTTTTTCTTTTCTCCAAAGCGGCCCCCTGCCACGCAGCGTCCCCTTCCCCTTTTATATTTGAATTCCTCCTTTTCCAAAATAGGTCACGTCACGCCACCTTCATGATTGggcctcttttattttttttaaatatttgataGGCCCATTGCTTAATTTGCTGCCAAAacaaatataattcaatttagTCTTGCAAAATTTAAACTTTGTGCCATACGTATATCTCTAATCTACATGTGCATATAtcaactaataaataataattaaattttaatgattaattgatacataatttaaataaacattaGGAGAAATCTTGGAGTAAAAttaacattatttgatttacatcaaatacccccaaacttaagtCTTTGCTCGTCCTCGAGCAAGATAAGCAATCAAGCACAAAGGTTTTCAATTCATGACGAGACTCTTGAAATCCTCGAATTCATATCATAAAAACTCTCACAAGTCAAGAGATTACCTAAGCTAACTCCACATTCTCCTTTGAACATGACTTAGAATGAAAGTATGAACACAAACCAGCTCCCTAAGATCTAGTAATCCAACAAGCAATCCAAGTCCAAGCAATGACTCTAGTGTCTCAAACCATCGTTGCTAAATCGTCAAAAGAAGTTCATTCGGCTATTCTCTATTTTAAATCTATAAGGTCTTTCCACAAAACTCAAAGCAGAACTCATCAACAAAATGTCAATACCTTTGCACAAATCAAAAGGTCTTTATTtgtggttgtaatggggcttttGGTTAAGGTGGGATATCAAATTTGGTTAGTAGCTCATTCCACCAAAATCAAGAATACTAGCACATCCCATAGGACAACATCTCCCAAAGCTCCATAATAATTATGCATGAAATTTCCACAGCTTACCACCCCCAAACTTAAGATTTTTCAACATAACAAATCACGctactactttttttctttctttcgagcactaatttgatttttttttgcctTGGCTTTTTATCTATGAACAGGCtgcctcttttttctttctttttctctttggCAACTTTGCACTTTATTTCTCAAGCATAAATTGGATATTACATAACAAGCATATAAACGTAAGACCTTTTTTCTTGCCACCAACAGCAACTACCCAAAGATGTGCTAGCACCTCAATTTTAGTGACAAGGACTGAAAAGAAGGGCTAACAAAAGGATATATCATGTAGGCTAGTATAgtgacttcaaaattttaaCAAAGAAATTAGGCTATAAGGCTCAAACTGGCTCGCTAGGGGTTCATGTAGGGTCAGGCATGTGATATTTTGGCAATCAGGCTTTTAGTCCTAATGCCTAGATCATTTTTGTGCATCGACATCAACAAAATATATTCAAGTCCTACTCAAATTATGCAAATTAACCATATAGATTTTTTTAAACTCATTTTTCAAAACAGAAATAGTTCTCtctccttagctcaagaaatcggacACTAAAGAACACTACTCTTTCCTAAATTAACAAGTAAGACTCTTTGTTCTCCAGAAGCAAGTAAGTGACAACTAAGTTCATAGCACAAGTTCACAGGAAAAGCTAAGTCCACTTAGTGACTCCCAACAAGTATGATCAAGTAACAATCCATAGGAAATCATACTAACATGCACACAAAGCAGAATTTCAACCctctcccccaaacttaaattCTACATTGTCCCCAAGGTAGAAGACAAATATAAGGTAGGTATAAAGATACTCCCATGTCATTGTGAAGCTAATGGGTGGATGGGTTGGGCGACTCTTTTTTTCCAACAACAGAGACACGACCTCCATCTTCACTcctactaaaaaaaaaaaaataaaaaaataaaaaatgctcaattcaaaataaatattgagggaaagaattgagcaaacaaaaccccCAATATATTaaagcaaaaacaaaagaaaaataaaagacttgggttgcctcccaatcagtgccttttttttatagtcgttggctcgaccttcttcatcctCGGCCTACACTTTCGGACTCTCTAGTATGACCACCTCTCTTGCTTCCTTACCACTTTCACCACCAACATAGGCCTTCTCAACATTGATGGTCAGttgctcaccattaattctGAATGTGACAGAGTTATCCTTTGCTCCAAGCAATACATCTCCTGTTGCTAGAAATGGTCTACCAAATAAAATTGGCACTTCTTTATCTTGTGGCATGTCGAGCACAATAAAATCAACGGGAATGATGAACTTATCGATTTTAACCAAGACATCCTCAACCATTCCAGTGGGCTTCACTATGGAGTGATCAGCCAATTGTAGAGCGATGTCAATAGGCTCCATTCTTTCCTCCAAACCAATGGCACGAGCAGTTTTCAATGCCATCAATGAGATTCCTGAACCTTGGTCCAATAAACACTTTGTGAAAATCGTGTTACCAATTTCACATGGTATGATGCAGCCTCCTGGATCTCTTCTCTTCGTCGGCATGATTCCAGATATCAGCTGTGAGCAATTTGTGCTCAATGTCACAATCCCCTCATCCTGAAGTTTCTCCTTGTTCGCCATCATGTCTTTGAAGAACTTGGAGAATCTTGGGAAATTGGTGAAAAGATCCACCAATGAGATGTCTACATTCACCTTTCTaatcacattcatcatccactcaAAACTCTTTTCTTGCCGCACTCGCTTCTTTCTCGTGAATGGATATGGAGGCGGTGGAATGTCATTAGGAATACTGGACTTGCTCTTCTTAGGTTCTGTCTCATTGACCTTTTTGTCTTTCTCTCCTGCTGTAAATCTTCCATTTAACTTAGATTCATCGCCTTGTTCCTTGCTGCCGGATGAagcctgttcttgaccatgttgggcatcctgcaccaacgcgggacttcccttacatgcctcgtccgcccctgcgtgcgaggaatgcaagcctaacatcttgtccgcccctgcgtgcgagatgccggaagtaccttggTCGTCCATTAAAGGCATAGAATCCAAATTTCTTCCGCTTCTTAGGGTGACTGCTTTGCAATGTTAATTTCTCTTGGGGTTGGGCACTGTATCACTTGGAATGGTGCCGGGAGTTCTTGTATGAGAAGCTGTAGCAAGCTGCCCTATTTGTGTTTCCAAATTCCTCATAGAGGCCCCGAGCTGTCCAAACTTCTCAATTGTTTTCTCTTTGAAGAAATCATTCTCTTTTTGACTCTTTGACATGAAAGCGAATATCTGTCCCATCTGATCTTCTAGTGAAAGTTTCTTATCAAAACCAGAGGGTTGGGAGTTGTTTCGCCATTGGTTCCCACCATTGTTACTTGACCCAGCTTGGTTCCAATTCCCTTGTTGTTGAGGCTTCCAGTTCTGATGATTGTTATTGAATTGATCCTCTTGGCTAAAACCTTGGCGGTTATTGCCTATGTAATTCACATCTTCAACTGTTTCTTGAGATTGGATCATTTGACATTGATCTGTATGATGCCTACCTTGACACAGTCCACATCTAACCATTGCAACAATTTGAGGTTGTGGGTTTAGCTGCATGGAAGATACTGCTTTAACCACCGATGTCATTTGGGTGCTAATATTAGCTAGTTGTGCCTCAACCGCTGTCATTCTTTCAGATTCTACTGAAGCTCCAAAGGTATTTCCCTTCTTCTCAACCCCTCTCCTTGGATTGTACCAGTTTCTTTGATTATCTGCTAGTTTTTGAAACAAGGTCCTCACTTCCTCATGTGTCTTATTATCAAGATCTCCACCAGTACTCGCATTTATAAGTCCCATGCTTTCATTGTTTAAGCCTTGGTAAAATTTGACAAGATCGCGGCCAGAAGCGAGACCATGGCTGGGACACTTTCTCAACATCTCAGTAAACCTTTTCCATGCTTCAGCAAAAGATTCATCATCTTGCTGCCGAAAAGATGTGATGGCATCCCTCAATCTCTCGATCTTCATTGGTGAATTATATTCCAGGAGAAACTTGGATTTCAGATCTTCAAAGGTCGCCACATTGTACCCTGGAAGTGAGTCGTACCACTCTCGTGCTTTGTCTCTcaacgaaaaaggaaagagagctCTCTTGATATTATCATGTGGCACATTCGCAGGTCTGTGGTTCATGGTCAACTCGTAGAATGCATTGAGGTGGCTTATGGGCTCTTCGTCTTCACGGCCATGGAACAAGGTGCCACCATTCACCAAGCTGATGTAGTGAGGTGGGATGCTTATGTTATCCGTAGCATAGGCGAAATTTCCCGAGTGATCAACTCCCGATCTGACAGTATCGCCGAACTTTTCCACAGGAGGAGCATTGTTATTATTTTCGGCCATCGACTcagcttctgaatcactgctacTACTCTCAAAATTTGTTTCAAAAATTGGATTTTCTCCCACTGGACTCTGATAGTCCTGATGTGTATCAATCACAACTGAATTCTGTCCTCTTCTATGATGTATCAATAACCCAAATTACGGTGTACCCTTAGATCTGGTTCGCATCcactgtttttttttctgttttcaaTTTTCTAGAACACCTACACAACAGAAAAGAAACCAAGCACAACTCAAATATACCAATTCTACCGAAAGCGAGACTCTCGACAACTTTGGGGTTAGTCTTAGAAAAAGTGTGTGCTGGAATGTGTACTAGCAAACTTAAAATAAAACACAAGGAATTAGAAAGATACTACCACAAATAAAACACTCCTTCGTCTTTGAGTCCagacgtggtagatggctatcacgCGTAAGAACACGAATTAAGTAcctacaaaattaaattaaaaagattaaataaaaaataaaaataaaacagaaagttaaacaacctattgccttccccggcaacggcgccaaaacttgatgtgtaattttaggtcttTTTAAATCAGAATAGGTATGCACTCAAGTTCacaaaattatccctaatattaccacttcactgcaagagtacagcttcgtgtgtagtaatttaaggtgtcgatccacagggaaggtaaGTTTGTTTAactccaaataaataaaaataacagaAAAGATGAAtgttttttattgaaatttgttttttgaaaataatgaacaataaagttgaattcaaattaaaacAAGTGAGACAAATGTTACTCCGAACACTTGTAAACAAGACACGGATTAATCCTATGCATTCAATTCTATCTCATACGTTCgggaaaatttaaaattattcaccttgcaagcactaaacatgctaaacatcaactagtcaaagaatagctaaacacttactctttaaaccaaattcaataatcctaagaacccTACGGAAGCGCGAGATTCAAAGTAAAATTGCAATTACGATCAAAATCCATTATCAAGTTGTCATCTAAACAATTCCAATTGATAATTCATTACCACCACAATCCATCCCAATTCAAGCTAAAGAGGCATTAAATCAAGACTATAGAATTATCTCTAAAGATGCACCTAAAGTAATaaattcattcaatcaaataagtAGTAATAACTAACATGAGATAAAAACGAGCATAGAATAAATCACGAAATCAAAATGTCATACTACGTGTTTGGAGTAACACAAGATTCTTAGCCTAACATAATTAAACCAAGAACAATGATAAATGGAGATAAAACCCTAGAAACCATGGAGTAAATTTAGAGTAGATGATGGTTGGAATTTTCTCCTTTCTCTTCTATCTTAATTTTCTCACGCTGAATTCGTCTAGAATCGCTCCTCTCTTCAATTGCTCAATGGAATTTCTATCTGCAGTTTTTCTTTTCTCCAAAGCGGCCCCCTGCCACGCAGCGTCCCCTTCCCCTTTTATATTTGAATTCCTCCTTTTCCAAAATAGGTCACGTCACGCCACCTTCATGATTGggcctcttttattttttttaaatatttgataGGCCCATTGCTTAATTTGCTGCCAAAacaaatataattcaatttagTCTTGCAAAATTTAAACTTTGTGCCATACGTATATCTCTAATCTACATGTGCATATAtcaactaataaataataattaaattttaatgattaattgatacataatttaaataaacattaGGAGAAATCTTGGAGTAAAAttaacattatttgatttacatcaaatacccccaaacttaagtCTTTGCTCGTCCTCGAGCAAGATAAGCAATCAAGCACAAAGGTTTTCAATTCATGACGAGACTCTTGAAATCCTCGAATTCATATCATAAAAACTCTCACAAGTCAAGAGATTACCTAAGCTAACTCCACATTCTCCTTTGAACATGACTTAGAATGAAAGTATGA
This DNA window, taken from Salvia splendens isolate huo1 chromosome 18, SspV2, whole genome shotgun sequence, encodes the following:
- the LOC121776819 gene encoding uncharacterized protein LOC121776819 translates to MAENNNNAPPVEKFGDTVRSGVDHSGNFAYATDNISIPPHYISLVNGGTLFHGREDEEPISHLNAFYELTMNHRPANVPHDNIKRALFPFSLRDKAREWYDSLPGYNVATFEDLKSKFLLEYNSPMKIERLRDAITSFRQQDDESFAEAWKRFTEMLRKCPSHGLASGRDLVKFYQGLNNESMGLINASTGGDLDNKTHEEVRTLFQKLADNQRNWYNPRRGVEKKGNTFGASVESERMTAVEAQLANISTQMTSVVKAVSSMQLNPQPQIVAMVRCGLCQGRHHTDQCQMIQSQETVEDVNYIGNNRQGFSQEDQFNNNHQNWKPQQQGNWNQAGSSNNGGNQWRNNSQPSGFDKKLSLEDQMGQIFAFMSKSQKENDFFKEKTIEKFGQLGASMRNLETQIGQLATASHTRTPGTIPSDTVPNPKRN